TCGGCATCTTTGCGCGTGGCTTCATTTGAAGTGCGGCTGATGTTGCCCGTCTGGCCGAACGTGCCGCTGGCGCTGAGGTGCAGGTTTTCCAGCCAGGAGGGGGTGGCGGTTTCGCGTTGGGCGAAGCCGGACGACAGAGCCAGCAGGAACGCGGAAAAAAGACTGAGGCAGGACTTCAAAGCAGGGGGTGAAGGACGGTCCAGACGGTCTCGGCCACGATTTGGTGGCCTTGAGGGGTTGGGTGGATACCGTCGGGCAAGTTGAGGCTAGCCACGCCGCCCACGCCTTCAAGGAGGAAGGGAATGAGCACGGCTTCCGTCTTCCGGGCAACTTCCGGGAAAATGGCGGCGAATTCGCGAGTGTGTTCGGGGCCCATGTTGGTCGGCATCTGCATGCCGGCGATCACCACTTTTACGTCTGGTTGGCGCTGCCGGATGCGTTGGATCATCGCCTCGAGATTGGCCCGCGTGGTGGCGGGTGGGATGCCGCGCAAGCCGTCGTTGCCGCCGAGCTCGATCACAAAGATGTCCACCTTTTGTTTCAGGATCCAATCGAGACGCCGCAACCCGCCGGAGCTGGTCTCGCCGCTGAGACCGGCGTTGACCACGCGCCAAGTTTTGCCCGCCTCGTCGATTTTTTTCTGGATGAGGGCCGGGTAGGCCTCGTCAGGGTCCACGCCATAGCCGGCGGTCAGGCTGTCGCCGAAAAAAATCACGGTTTTGAATTCCGCCGCGACCGCGTTGACGGCCAGCCAGAGCAGCATAAAGGCCGTTCGCCACGATTGGCTTTTGCGCTTTGGGGGAAGTTCACTCTTGTTCGGGGCCATATTTGATTCCCGCAATGAGTGTCCAATCCATCCTGAAAGTCCAGCGCCTGACCAAGACCTATGCCACCGCCGCCGGGCCGCTCACCGTGCTTCAGGAGGTGGCGTTCGAGATCCCGGCCGGCGGCACCTGCGCCATCGTGGGACCCTCGGGCAGCGGCAAGACGACCCTCTTGGGGCTATGCGCGGGCCTGGACCAGCCTTCGACCGGGACGGTGGAGCTGGCCGGTCGCGAGATCGGCGGCTTGACCGAGGACGAGCGTGCCCTTGTACGCAACGAGAGCGTCGGGTTCGTGTTCCAGAACTTCCAGCTCATCCCCACGCTTACTGCCTTGGAGAACGTGCTCGTGCCGCTCGAGCTGCGCGGCAACGGCGTGAAGGAATCGGATGCCGCCGAGTTGCTCGCCCGCGTCGGGCTCGGCGGCCGGCTCGACCATTATCCCATGCAACTGTCCGGCGGCGAACAGCAGCGCGTGGCGCTGGCCCGGGCCTTCATCAATCGCCCGCGTATACTCTTTTGCGACGAACCGACCGGCAACCTCGACGGCGACACGGCGCACGCCATGGCCGACCTGATCTTCGGCCTCAATCGCGAGCGCGGGACGACGCTGGTGCTGGTGACCCACGATCTCGAACTCGCCCGCCGCACCCAGCGCGTGATCCGCCTCCGCTCCGGGGCGGTGATCTCGGACGAAGCCACCGGAATTTAGGTCACTATCCAAACCAACAAGACACAGCGGGCCCACGGAACACACGGAATACACGGAAAGACCTGACCATGAAAAAGCTGATCAACGAAAAGGAGACCTACAGGATTCTAGGAGCCTGCTTTGAAGTCTATAAGGAGAAGGGATGCGGCTTCCTGGAGGCGGTATATCAGGAATGCCTCGAACATGAATTTGATCTTCAGCAACTGCCGGCCAAGAGCCAGGTGACTCTGCCGCTGACCTACAAAGGGCGAAAATTAAAGAAGACTTACGAAGCAGATTTCATCTGTTTCGACCGGGTCTTGCTGGAGATCAAGGCGGTCTCAAAGCTGACCGACGAGCACCGTGCGCAGCTCCAAAATTATCTGCATGCCACAGGTCTCGGAGTCGGGTTGCTGGTGAATTTCGGGCACTACCCCAAAGTGGAACATGAACGCTATGTGCTCTAACTTTTCCGTGTATTCCGTGTGTTCCGTGGGCCATCCCCTCTCATGAACTTCATCCTCAAGATGGCCTGGCGCGACACGCGCGCTTCGCGGCGGCGGTTGCTGCTGTTTTCGCTGGCGATCGTGCTCGGGGTGGCGGCGCTCGTCGCGGTCGGCTCGGTGCGCGACAATCTCCGGCTCGCGATTGAGCAGCAGACCAAGTCGCTGCTCGGCGCCGACCTCACCGTCAATTCCCGCACGGAGTTTCCGGAGGACGCGGCGAAGCATTTTGCCACGCTGGGGGAGGACCGGGCGCGGGAAATTTCCTTCAATTCCATGCTGATCGTGCCGCGCGAGGGCGGGCCGACGCGCCTCGTGCAGGTGCGCGCTATTGAGGGGGAGTTTCCCTTCTACGGTGACTTTGACACCGAACCGGCCGGCGCCCGTGCGTCGCTGCGCGACGGCATGAACGCCGTGCTTGAGGAAAGCCTGATGGTCCAGTTTGGCCTGAAGGCCGGCGACTCCGTGCGTCTGGGTACCGCAATCTTCACGGTGGCCGGCGGCCTGCGGGCGATCCCGGGCGAGGCGGCGGCGGTCACGCAGATGGCCCCGCGGGTTTTTGTGCCCTTGGCCACGGTTGGGGGCACCGGACTGCTCAAGCAGGGCAGCCTTTCGCGGCACCGCCTGTATTTCAAATTTCCGGAGAAATTCGATGTGCAGGCCCTGGAGCGGGACCTGCGTGAACGCTTCCGGGAGCACCGCTTCGGCTACGACACCGTCGAGGAGCGGAAGCGCGAACTGGGGCAGTCCATCCAGAACGTGAACGCCTTCCTGAGCCTGGTCGGCTTTGCCTCGCTGTTCCTTGGCGCCATTGGCGTGGCCAGTGCGATCCACGCCCACATCCGGCAAAAGATTCCCACCGTGGCCATGCTGCGCTGCCTGGGGGCCACGGCGCGCACCGCCCTGGCCATCTACCTTGTGCAGGGCCTGAGCCTCGGCCTCATTGGCGCCACCCTGGGCGCACTGCTCGGACTCGGCGTGCAGATGGCGCTGCCGATGCTGGTCAATGAGTTTCTCCCGTTCACCTTTGAGCTGGCGGTATCGTGGGGCGCCCTGTTCCGCGGGCTCGGTGCCGGTGTGGTCGTGAGCGTGCTCTTTGCCTTGCTGCCCTTGCTGGAAGTGCGGCGCGTGTCCCCGTTGCTGACGCTCCGTTCGGCCTATGTGGCCGCACCGGGCCGGGATCTGTGGCAACTGGGCCTGCTGGTGGTGATCGGCTGCCTGGTGTTCGGTTTCGCCTGGTGGCAGACGGGACGCCTGCAATGGGGTCTGGGGTTTTCGGGCGCGCTGCTCGTGAGTTTCGGCGTCCTCGCCGGGCTGGCCCGGGTCGTGTCGTGGCTGGCCCGCCGGTTCACCCCCCGCGGCCTGCCCTACGCGTGGCGCCAGGGCGTGGCCAATCTCCACCGGCCCAACAACCGCACGCTGCTCCTGCTGGTGTCACTCGGCCTCGGGACGTTCCTCATGATGACGCTCTACCTGTCGCGCGACACGCTGATTGGTCAACTGCGCGTGGTGGGCGGGGGCGACCGGCCCAACCTGATGCTGTTCGACATCCAGGACGATCAGGTCGAGCCGTTGAAGAAGCTCCTCGCCGACAACGGCGCGCCCGTGCGCCAGCATGCCCCGATCATCACGATGCGCATTGCTTCGGTCAAAGGCCGCGCCACCGGCGATATTCTGAAGGAGAAGGATTCCCGCGTGCCGGCGTGGACGCTGCGCCGCGAGTATCGCTCGACCTATCGCCGTGCGCTCACCGACAGCGAAAAGGTTACGGCGGGCACCTTCACCGGCCGGGTGACAGACGAGCCGGAAGTCGTGCCCGTCTCGATGGACGAGAACCTCGCGCGCGACCTGCAGGTCGCGCTCGGTGATGAAATCGTGTTCGACGTGCAGGGCGTGCCGGTGAAGGCAAAGGTGGACAGCCTGCGGCAGGTGGACTGGCGCCGGATGCAGGCGAACTTTTTCCTCGTGTTCCCCGAGGGCGCGCTGGAGGCCGCACCGAAGTTTCACATCATGGCGCTGCGCGTGGCCGATGCGACGCAGTCCGCCCGCGTGCAGCAGGCGGTGGTGCGCGATCATCCCAACGTCTCGGCCATCGATCTCGCGCTCATCATCCGGACGATCGACGGGGTTTATACGAAGGCCTCGTTTGTGGTGGAGTTCCTCGCCCTGTTCACGGTGATCACCGGCGGCATCGTGCTGGCGGGGGCCGTGCTCATCGGCCGCTCACAACGCGTGCGCGAGAGCGTGCTGTTGCGCACGCTGGGCGCCACCAAGGCGCAGGTGAACCGCATCATGTTCGCGGAGTATCTCGCGTTGGGCACGCTCGCCGCCGCCGTCGGCGCGGTGCTGGCCGTCGGCGCCAACTGGGCGCTGGCCTGGCAGGTTTTCCAAGTCAAATGGACCGCGCCGTCGGCGGGGGTGCTGCTCGGTGGCTGGGCGGTCGTGAGTGCGCTGACCGTCTTGACCGGCTGGATCTCCAACCGCGGCATCTGCGACCACCCGCCGCTGGCGGTGCTGCGGGAGGAAACGTAACCCGGCCGGCGGCCGGGAAGTAACAAGGATCAGGATCTCAAGTATCAGGAAAGAATCTGCAGAACCCCGTGGGTTGGTCTCTTGTTACTTGGAAACTTGTTACTTGATACTTGGCCGGAGGCCGCCGTCACTTGGCCTGCCCATGTCCGCTCTCCACCTGACCTTCCACTACACTTTGCGCAACCGCGAGGGGCGCGTGCTGGACACCTCGCGCGGGGGCGAGCCGCTCAATTGCGTGCAGGGGGCCGGACAGATTATCGAGGGCCTGGAGGCTGAACTGGTGACCATGCAGGCGGGCGAGAAACGCAGCGTGATTGTGCCGCCGGAGCGGGGTTACGGCCTGCGCGAAGAGGCCATGATCCAGAAGGTTCCGCGGGCGCGACTGCCGGTGGACGACGTGAGAGTGGGGGACCAGTTCCAGACCGGGCCCGACCGGCAAGACCCGGTGGTAACCATTGTGGCCGTCGAGGGCGACCAGGTGCTGCTCGACGCGAATCACCCGCTGGCCGGCCAGGATTTGCATTTTGAGGTGGAGTTGGTCGCCCGGCGCGCGGCGACGCCTGCGGAGTTGCAAGCCGTCGGTCTGCCGGCGTAGTTTCCCGGCCCCTAACCCATGAAAGTTCTCGGCATCGACATCGGTGGCTCGGCCTTCAAAGGCGCGCCTGTGGACCTCAAGACCGGCCGCCTGTTGGCCGAGCGTCATCGCGTGGAAATAAAATCGCCGTGTTCGATCAAAGAGGGCGTGGCCGCGGCGCGCGAGATCGCGCGGCATTTCAAATGGAAGGGACCGGTCGGCATTGGTTTTCCCGGCATTATCGAAGCCGGTCGCATCGGCGAGGTCGGCAACCTCGGTGACGTATGGGTCGGCCAGAACGGCGCCGCGCTTTTTCGCCGGGCAACCGGTTGCCCCGTGCGCCTGCTCAACGACGCCGATGCCGCCGGTCTGGCCGAGATGCAATTCGGCCGGGGCCGGGGCAAGACTGGCACGGTCATTCTGCTCACGTTTGGCACCGGCATCGGCTCGGCGCTTTTCCGCGACAGTCGCCTGCTGCCCAATGCGGAGCTCGGCCACATTCCGTGGCGGGGCAAACCCTTCGAACGCTACGCCGCCGCCTCGGTGCGCAAGCGCGCCCGCCTCGATTGGCCCGAATGGGCCGCCCGCGTGAACGTCTATCTGGCCGTGGTTGAGCGCCTGTTCGCCCCCAAGCTGCTCATCCTCGGTGGCGGCGTGAGCAAGAAGGCGGACAAGTTCCTGCCCTACATCAAGGCGCAGGCCAAGGTGGTGCCGGCCCGCCTGCACAACGACGCCGGCATCGTCGGGGCCGCGCTCGCCTGGGCGCGCCCCTAAGGCGATTGCCGGCTGGCCGCCATCCATCCGGCCGGGGCTCCGCTCATCAAAACCGGGTGCAACTTTCCCGGGATTCGCGTGTGATACGCCCATGCACGACACCAACCGCCGTCCCGCGCGCCCTGTCCACCCGGTGCTGCGGCCGACCGCGAAAAACAGCTCTTTCACCGCTCAGCGGTTCCCAGCCGTTTCGGCCCGGTCATTCTCGCGCCTGTTCGTAGTTATCTGTTGTGTGACAGGGGAGCCCCTCGGGGCTCCCCTGTGTGTTTCGGCCCGGGAGTAATCGCTGGCCAAGTCCGTCCCTTTTCACCCAATCTATCCGACCCAACTGATTCCCATGTCCGCCCCTGCGAACCAATTCACCGCCCCGGCCTCCGCCGCGCCCAAGAAGAAATCACGCCGCACCCTCTGGCTGATCATCGCCATCGTGGTGGTGGCAGTCGTGGCCGGCGCCGCCGCCGTTGCGAACAAGCGCAAGGACAAGTCCATCGTCGTCACGACGGACAAGGCTGTCGTCAAGAGCATCACCCAGACGGTCAACGCCACCGGCAAGGTCCAGCCCGAGACCGAGGTGAAAATCGCCCCCGAGGTCGCCGGTGAGATCATCGAGATGCCCTTCCGCGAGGGCGCCAAGATCAGCAAGGGCGACCTGCTCGTCAGCATCCGCGCCGACAACTACCGCTTCCAGGTCGAACAGCAGGAGGCCGGGCTTGTCGCCGCCAAGGCCTCGAGCCTCTCCACCAAGGTCAACCTCCTGAAGGCCGAGGAGGACTTCAAGCGCGACCAGGACCTTTACCAGAAGCAGCTTATTTCCGACTCCGCCCTTACCGCCAGCAAGACCGCCTTCGAGAGCGCCAAGGCGAACTACGATAGCGCGCTGGCCAACATCGCCCGCACCGAGGGCCTCCTCAACCAGATGCGCGACCAGCTCGCCAAGGCGATCATCTACTCGCCGATCGACGGCACCGTCACCGCCCGCACCAGCGAGGTCGGCGAGCGTGTCGCCGGCACCGGCCAATACGGCGGCGCCGAGATCATGCGCATCGCGAATCTCGCCAACATGGAGGTCCGCGTGAACGTGAACGAAAACGACGTCATCAACGTCAAGATCGGCGACAAGGCCCGCATCGCGGTGGACGCCTACCCGAACCGCCGCTTCAACGGCCAGGTTTGGGAAATCGCCTCCTCCGCCCGCACCCTCGGCCAGAACACCCAGGAAGAGGTGACCAACTTTATCGTGCGGATCCGCATCCTCGACAACGACGCCACCCTCCGCCCCGGCATGAGCGCCAATGCTGACATCGAGACCAAGTCCGTGACCGATGTCGTGGCCGTGCCCATCCAGTCGGTTACCGTTCGTTCCAAGGAGGGCGCCAAGACCATCGACGACCTCGCCAAGGAGCGTGACAAGAAGGCCAAGGAGACTCAGGGCGAAGGTGCGCAGGCCGCGGTCAACCAGAAGCAGCAGAGAGATGCCGAGCGCGCCGACCGCGAGGCCCTGCAGCGCGTCGTGTTCCTGCGCGACGGTGACAAGGTCAAGATGGTCAACGTCGAGACCGGCATCGCCGACACCACCCACATGGAGATTAAG
This DNA window, taken from Oleiharenicola lentus, encodes the following:
- the ppgK gene encoding polyphosphate--glucose phosphotransferase; the protein is MKVLGIDIGGSAFKGAPVDLKTGRLLAERHRVEIKSPCSIKEGVAAAREIARHFKWKGPVGIGFPGIIEAGRIGEVGNLGDVWVGQNGAALFRRATGCPVRLLNDADAAGLAEMQFGRGRGKTGTVILLTFGTGIGSALFRDSRLLPNAELGHIPWRGKPFERYAAASVRKRARLDWPEWAARVNVYLAVVERLFAPKLLILGGGVSKKADKFLPYIKAQAKVVPARLHNDAGIVGAALAWARP
- a CDS encoding ABC transporter ATP-binding protein — protein: MSVQSILKVQRLTKTYATAAGPLTVLQEVAFEIPAGGTCAIVGPSGSGKTTLLGLCAGLDQPSTGTVELAGREIGGLTEDERALVRNESVGFVFQNFQLIPTLTALENVLVPLELRGNGVKESDAAELLARVGLGGRLDHYPMQLSGGEQQRVALARAFINRPRILFCDEPTGNLDGDTAHAMADLIFGLNRERGTTLVLVTHDLELARRTQRVIRLRSGAVISDEATGI
- a CDS encoding efflux RND transporter periplasmic adaptor subunit, whose amino-acid sequence is MSAPANQFTAPASAAPKKKSRRTLWLIIAIVVVAVVAGAAAVANKRKDKSIVVTTDKAVVKSITQTVNATGKVQPETEVKIAPEVAGEIIEMPFREGAKISKGDLLVSIRADNYRFQVEQQEAGLVAAKASSLSTKVNLLKAEEDFKRDQDLYQKQLISDSALTASKTAFESAKANYDSALANIARTEGLLNQMRDQLAKAIIYSPIDGTVTARTSEVGERVAGTGQYGGAEIMRIANLANMEVRVNVNENDVINVKIGDKARIAVDAYPNRRFNGQVWEIASSARTLGQNTQEEVTNFIVRIRILDNDATLRPGMSANADIETKSVTDVVAVPIQSVTVRSKEGAKTIDDLAKERDKKAKETQGEGAQAAVNQKQQRDAERADREALQRVVFLRDGDKVKMVNVETGIADTTHMEIKSGLKKDDEIVTGPFSVVTRTLKDGDKVRLEAPKKPAEKK
- a CDS encoding arylesterase, producing MLLWLAVNAVAAEFKTVIFFGDSLTAGYGVDPDEAYPALIQKKIDEAGKTWRVVNAGLSGETSSGGLRRLDWILKQKVDIFVIELGGNDGLRGIPPATTRANLEAMIQRIRQRQPDVKVVIAGMQMPTNMGPEHTREFAAIFPEVARKTEAVLIPFLLEGVGGVASLNLPDGIHPTPQGHQIVAETVWTVLHPLL
- a CDS encoding FKBP-type peptidyl-prolyl cis-trans isomerase is translated as MSALHLTFHYTLRNREGRVLDTSRGGEPLNCVQGAGQIIEGLEAELVTMQAGEKRSVIVPPERGYGLREEAMIQKVPRARLPVDDVRVGDQFQTGPDRQDPVVTIVAVEGDQVLLDANHPLAGQDLHFEVELVARRAATPAELQAVGLPA
- a CDS encoding GxxExxY protein — protein: MKKLINEKETYRILGACFEVYKEKGCGFLEAVYQECLEHEFDLQQLPAKSQVTLPLTYKGRKLKKTYEADFICFDRVLLEIKAVSKLTDEHRAQLQNYLHATGLGVGLLVNFGHYPKVEHERYVL
- a CDS encoding ABC transporter permease; translation: MNFILKMAWRDTRASRRRLLLFSLAIVLGVAALVAVGSVRDNLRLAIEQQTKSLLGADLTVNSRTEFPEDAAKHFATLGEDRAREISFNSMLIVPREGGPTRLVQVRAIEGEFPFYGDFDTEPAGARASLRDGMNAVLEESLMVQFGLKAGDSVRLGTAIFTVAGGLRAIPGEAAAVTQMAPRVFVPLATVGGTGLLKQGSLSRHRLYFKFPEKFDVQALERDLRERFREHRFGYDTVEERKRELGQSIQNVNAFLSLVGFASLFLGAIGVASAIHAHIRQKIPTVAMLRCLGATARTALAIYLVQGLSLGLIGATLGALLGLGVQMALPMLVNEFLPFTFELAVSWGALFRGLGAGVVVSVLFALLPLLEVRRVSPLLTLRSAYVAAPGRDLWQLGLLVVIGCLVFGFAWWQTGRLQWGLGFSGALLVSFGVLAGLARVVSWLARRFTPRGLPYAWRQGVANLHRPNNRTLLLLVSLGLGTFLMMTLYLSRDTLIGQLRVVGGGDRPNLMLFDIQDDQVEPLKKLLADNGAPVRQHAPIITMRIASVKGRATGDILKEKDSRVPAWTLRREYRSTYRRALTDSEKVTAGTFTGRVTDEPEVVPVSMDENLARDLQVALGDEIVFDVQGVPVKAKVDSLRQVDWRRMQANFFLVFPEGALEAAPKFHIMALRVADATQSARVQQAVVRDHPNVSAIDLALIIRTIDGVYTKASFVVEFLALFTVITGGIVLAGAVLIGRSQRVRESVLLRTLGATKAQVNRIMFAEYLALGTLAAAVGAVLAVGANWALAWQVFQVKWTAPSAGVLLGGWAVVSALTVLTGWISNRGICDHPPLAVLREET